A stretch of the Passer domesticus isolate bPasDom1 unplaced genomic scaffold, bPasDom1.hap1 HAP1_SCAFFOLD_194, whole genome shotgun sequence genome encodes the following:
- the LOC135292067 gene encoding basic proline-rich protein-like, whose product PGSDDRFARQDRYGPPPEFPLASPCPGIVHHLSGPSTDAHAPPPRPREGAAGETGRRVGWVADIAADPGRPSAAPAPGAGGPGPRTPARNAALRGRRPPRGATPPATAPPTGGEEGAAAVLSLGPGIRRDLLPGGSNTRQPLARRRATCPPEAFPADPEPVAAHRRGGNAPGQGRPPAGRRSPHRPAPPGPPPRTELRRRTGRRGRPADGRLFLPPCRPSRPAPTAAPAGARAPGDEEGRTGGRGAENGRPHPVSENRKGSAAETAPKDAGRAARGGLGGDRDERTTAPSRAGDRDRGGPAKEEGVTTPVPRPSRPTRARQHGTVPAGYPPADSRPHGGEARGRGPRLAPPLGPLSLSALGGARSTPSLSRSLPGRRHRTAARPRRGRAPPQRLAPGAGSYGALPESAFRGTKALRGRPRPRRRPPGRRERIEAAEGNRSPRRAPTAFPPGTGRPPPPPPTAGNGPARRPQPRRRGGPRTAIDRQATLRQAETPPRVPFFGGGPGARARPGLRAEGQHGARRTAGGTAARPTSIARDDTHAHAAGGTTAVGPRTRRLPFAAPRRGRLSPAALQRSRRHAPTTAPPARPPREPLPSERPATGGRTPSPVPEADATETRAGAAGARGRPGGGPAAAAAALPGPPQPRRAVGAPSPGHAPGGRRTAPSRGATPARRAPTRRPGGEAPPRLPARPPFGPHAAGKGDGNATGEARAGTADGAGGRRPAGRPRPPGREGGTLAERRRRRSARGRPRSRASADGGTAERSPQTGWGGGRAGDVRRTAPPVRSRRRPSRGEARPRQGESGQGESAAGAGGRNPAAEERQRARALCRHRPGFEGSGSAGPAARPRAAASPPRPGRREGGAGRPSPARRGYPPPARAAETTAAAGARPVATDTTAGDRRERLPTPQWRRATARRTPAAAGTAAAAAAGRAEPPESLNRRPARRAPFGPRGV is encoded by the exons ACCCGGGTCGGACGACCGATTTGCACGTCAGGACCGCTACGGACCTCcaccagagtttcctctggctTCGCCCTGCCCAGGCATAGTTCACCATCTTTCGGGTCCTAGCACGGACGCTCACGCTCCACCTCCCCGGCCCCgcgagggggcggcgggcgagACGGGCCG ACGGGTCGGGTGGGTAGCCGACATCGCCGCGGACCCCGGGCGCCCCAGCGCGGCCC CGGCGCCGGgggccggcgggcccggcccccgcaCCCCCGCGCGAAACGCCGCGCTGCGAGGACGCCGCCCCCCGAGGGGGGCGACGCCCCCCGCCACGGCGCCGCCGACGGGGGGGGAGGAGGGCGCGGCGGCGGTCCTCTCCCTCGGCCCCGGGATTCGGCGAGACCTGCTGCCCGGGGGCTCTAACACCCGGCAGCCGCTCGCGCGGCGCCGGGCCACCTGCCCGCCGGAGGCCTTCCCAGCCGACCCGGAGCCGGTCGCGGCGCACCGCCGCGGAGGAAATGCGCCCGGCCAGGGCCGgccgccggccgggcggcggtcCCCGCACCGGCCCgccccccccggcccgcccccgcggACGG AGCTGCGCCGCCGCACCGGCCGACGGGGCCGGCCGGCCGACGGAcggcttttccttcctccctgccgACCCAGCCGTCCCGCCCCtaccgccgcccccgccggcgcCCGCGCGCCGGGGGACGAGGAGGGGCGAACCGGAGGGAGAGGCGCGGAGAACGGGAGACCCCATCCCGTAAGCGAGAACCGAAAAGGGAGCGCGGCGGAGACGGCCCCGAAGGAcgccggccgggcggcgcgCGGCGGCCTCGGCGGGGACAGAGACGAGAGAACGACGGCGCCCTCGCGCGCCGGAGACCGCGACAGAGGGGGACCGGCGAAGGAGGAGGGGGTCACAACCCCCGTTCCCCGGCCCTCCCGCCCGACGCGCGCGCGGCAGCACGGCACGGTACCCGCCGGGTACCCACCCGCAGACAGCCGCCCGCACGGGGGGGAAGCCCGGGGGCGAGGCCCGCGCCTCGCCCCCCCTCTcggccctctctctctctcggccCTCGGCGGCGCGCGTTCGACGCcgtctctctctcgctctctccccggccgccgccaccgcactgcggcgcggccccggcggggacgAGCTCCACCCCAGCGGCTCGCTCCGGGAGCGGGGAGCTACGGAGCGCTCCCCGAGTCTGCATTTAGGGGGACGAAGGCCCTGCGCGGCCGACCGCGACCGCGACGACGCCCGCCGGGCCGCAGGGAAAGGATCGAGGCCGCCGAGGGGAACCGCTCCCCTCGCCGCGCCCCTACCGCCTTCCCTCCGGGCAccggccggccgccgccgccgccgcccaccGCGGGCAACGGGCCTGCGAGGCGACCCCAGCCGCGCCGCCGGGGTGGCCCCCGGACGGCGATTGATCGTCAAGCGACGCTCAGACAGGC GGAGACGCCGCCTCGTGTGCCGTTCTTCGGAGGCGGCCCAGGCGCCCGGGCTCGGCCCGGCCTCCGCGCGGAGGGCCAGCACGGCGCGCGACGGACCGCGGGGGGCACGGCGGCCCGCCCGACCTCGATTGCACGGGACGACACACACGCACACGCGGCCGGGGGCACGACGGCCGTCGGCCCCCGCACGCGCCGGCTCCCCttcgccgcgccgcgccgcggcCGGCTCTCCCCAGCGGCCTTGCAACGCTCGAGACGGCACGCGCCGACGACCGCACCGCCGGCGCGCCCCCCGCGGGAACCGCTCCCGTCGGAAAGGCCAGCGACCGGCGGCCGCACCCCGTCGCCGGTGCCGGAGGCGGACGCCACCGAGACCCGAGCCGGCGCCGCGGGTGCCCGaggccggccgggcggcggacccgccgccgccgcggccgccctgccgggcccaCCGCAGCCGCGTCGCGCCGTCGGGGCCCCTTCCCCCGGGCACGCGCCCGGCGGAAGGCGTACGGCGCCGAGCCGGGGGGCAACGCCCGCTCGCCGCGCTCCCACGCGGAGACCGGGCGGGGAAGCGCCCCCGCGGCTGCCCGCACGCCCTCCCTTCGGCCCACACGCGGCCGGGAAGGGCGACGGGAACGCGACGGGTGAGGCCCGGGCCGGGACGGCCGACGGCGCCGGAGGGCGCCGCCCGGcaggccgcccccgcccccccggGCGGGAGGGGGGGACACTCGCCGAGCGGCGACGCCGCCGCTCGGCACGGGGCCGCCCGCGCTCGCGGGCCTCCGCCGACGGAGGCACCGCCGAGCGCTCGCCCCAGACGGGGTGGGGGGGCGGTCGGGCCGGGGACGTCCGGCGGACGGCGCCGCCGGTGCGTTCGAGGAGAAGGCCGTCGAGGGGAGAGGCACGGCCGCGCCAAGGAGAGAGCGGCCAAGGAGAGAGCGCGGCGGGCGCCGGCGGCCGCAACCCCGCggctgaggaaaggcagagagcgCGCGCTCTCTGCCGGCATCGCCCCGGTTTCGAGGGGAGCGGGTcggccggccccgcggcacGACCGCGCGCCGCGGCCTCTCCGCCGAGGCCGGGCCGCAGAGAGGGGGGGGCAGGGCGCCCctccccggcgcggcgcggttACCCGCCGCCCGCGCGCGCGGCGGAGAcgacggcggcggcgggcgcgcggcCGGTGGCAACGGACACCACCGCAGGGGATCGGCGGGAGCGGCTCCCCACCCCTCAGTGGCGCCGCGCCACCGCCCGGCGCACGCctgccgccgccggcaccgccgccgccgccgcggcggggCGCGCCGAGCCGCCCGAGTCTTTAaaccgccgcccggcccggcgggccccttTCGGCCCCCGCGGCGTTTGA